Proteins co-encoded in one Thermomicrobiales bacterium genomic window:
- a CDS encoding OsmC family peroxiredoxin: protein MAGTTKTANVTWAGGLFDGKGTINSVGSGAISSLGVNWKNRAEAEEGTSPEELIAAANAACFAMALSAGLAGAGHAPEKLDVTAKCTFGLDGGPKITTMDLHVVGTVPGMSAEAFKEAAAGAGVNCPVSSAMKGNVTFNVTAELA, encoded by the coding sequence ATGGCAGGAACCACCAAGACAGCGAACGTCACCTGGGCTGGCGGTCTGTTTGATGGCAAGGGGACGATCAACAGCGTCGGCAGTGGCGCGATCTCGAGCCTCGGCGTCAACTGGAAGAACCGCGCTGAGGCCGAGGAGGGCACCAGCCCGGAGGAGCTGATCGCGGCCGCCAACGCGGCATGTTTTGCGATGGCCCTCTCGGCCGGCCTGGCTGGCGCCGGCCACGCGCCGGAGAAGCTCGACGTCACCGCGAAGTGCACGTTCGGGCTCGACGGCGGGCCGAAGATCACGACGATGGATCTCCATGTCGTCGGCACAGTCCCTGGCATGAGCGCCGAGGCGTTCAAGGAAGCCGCCGCTGGCGCTGGCGTCAACTGCCCGGTTTCGTCCGCGATGAAGGGCAACGTCACCTTCAACGTGACCGCCGAGCTCGCCTAG
- a CDS encoding M14 family metallopeptidase: protein MEQPNFAELHYLATTAEWRLDRYYTWDLMTELLRGWVATWPSLATMSSIGTSGEGRDIWVVTVTNQATRPDHEKPAYYIDANIHAAEVMTSSVALATIHYLLTNYERDPSVRRLVDETTLYVVPRISVDGSEQFLTTSEAVRSSTVPFPANLPESAHEGLEPQDIDGDGLIGSMRIKDPAGPWKVSERDDRIMLPRRPDEYGGEYYFVLPEGLIRNWNGGKIALAPSRSALDFNRNFPVDWRPHWEQAGSGPYPLSEPETKAVADFLLSHPNVHGAQLHHTAAGMILRASARYSDEEIPRLDRRAYDAIGAIGSATTGFRCFSPFHSNPYQPGKPSFGIESDWLYDHLGVLAFMTELWGLAHRAGITWDNYIELEDARTEESDRQILRLLDEEADGRGVVPWKSFDHPQLGPVELGGFEEKFGLMNPPGPLLPREIERAVPFAIGAMGVAPRLRVIDSGTEQIAADVWRVWAIAGNEGFLPTCGSERHRDSGASRPLTAEISLPPGATLLPGSAPATQALEHLAGRVSQHTSFHFSARYPNLSRGHVEWLVTAPDGTRLEIVIRGEKAGVCRAAVTVGATS, encoded by the coding sequence ATGGAACAGCCGAACTTCGCGGAATTGCACTATCTCGCGACAACAGCCGAGTGGCGCCTCGACCGCTACTACACCTGGGACCTCATGACGGAGCTGCTCCGCGGATGGGTCGCGACGTGGCCGAGCCTGGCGACGATGTCGAGCATCGGAACGAGTGGCGAAGGACGAGACATCTGGGTCGTAACCGTCACGAACCAGGCGACTAGACCCGATCACGAAAAGCCGGCCTACTACATTGACGCCAACATCCACGCCGCCGAGGTCATGACATCGTCTGTTGCGCTAGCCACGATCCATTATCTGCTGACCAACTACGAACGAGATCCCTCCGTGCGCCGGCTCGTCGATGAGACCACCCTCTACGTCGTTCCGCGTATCTCCGTCGATGGCAGCGAGCAGTTCCTGACCACCAGCGAGGCAGTGCGATCCTCAACGGTTCCGTTCCCGGCCAACCTGCCAGAGTCCGCTCACGAAGGGCTCGAGCCGCAGGATATCGACGGCGATGGGTTGATCGGGTCGATGCGGATCAAGGATCCGGCGGGACCGTGGAAGGTCTCGGAACGCGACGACCGCATCATGCTCCCACGCCGGCCAGATGAGTACGGTGGCGAGTACTACTTCGTCCTTCCCGAGGGACTGATCCGCAACTGGAACGGCGGCAAGATCGCGCTCGCGCCATCGCGGTCCGCGCTCGACTTCAACCGCAACTTCCCGGTGGACTGGCGGCCCCACTGGGAGCAGGCCGGATCTGGTCCCTACCCGCTCAGCGAACCGGAGACAAAGGCGGTCGCCGACTTCCTGCTATCTCACCCGAACGTCCACGGCGCGCAGCTTCACCACACCGCTGCGGGCATGATCCTGCGCGCCTCGGCACGGTACTCCGACGAAGAGATTCCCCGGCTTGACCGTCGCGCCTACGACGCCATCGGCGCGATCGGATCGGCCACGACCGGGTTTCGCTGCTTTTCTCCGTTCCACAGCAATCCCTACCAGCCGGGCAAGCCGTCGTTCGGCATCGAAAGCGACTGGCTCTACGATCACCTCGGAGTCCTCGCGTTCATGACCGAGCTCTGGGGTCTGGCGCACCGCGCGGGCATTACATGGGACAACTACATCGAGCTGGAGGACGCGCGAACCGAGGAGAGCGATCGCCAGATCTTGCGTCTGCTCGACGAGGAGGCTGATGGACGTGGCGTGGTTCCCTGGAAATCGTTCGACCATCCTCAGCTTGGGCCGGTCGAGCTGGGAGGGTTCGAAGAAAAGTTCGGCCTGATGAATCCGCCCGGACCACTGCTACCCCGCGAGATCGAGCGCGCCGTGCCGTTCGCCATCGGCGCGATGGGTGTCGCCCCACGGCTCCGCGTCATTGATAGCGGGACGGAGCAGATCGCGGCGGACGTCTGGCGTGTCTGGGCCATCGCTGGCAACGAGGGCTTCCTGCCAACCTGCGGCAGCGAACGCCACCGCGACTCCGGCGCGAGCCGACCGCTAACCGCCGAGATCTCGCTCCCACCTGGCGCGACACTGCTGCCGGGCAGCGCTCCGGCTACGCAGGCGCTGGAGCATCTGGCCGGCCGAGTCAGCCAGCACACCAGCTTTCACTTCTCCGCGCGTTATCCCAACCTGAGTCGCGGCCACGTCGAGTGGCTGGTCACCGCGCCAGACGGCACGAGACTCGAGATCGTTATCCGCGGCGAGAAGGCGGGTGTCTGCCGGGCAGCAGTGACGGTAGGCGCGACATCGTAA
- a CDS encoding LLM class flavin-dependent oxidoreductase: protein MSIIFGIHVGQQNITIEELRRLWTLADERGFGWLSIWDHFYCATSDEDPHFEAVALLGALASETKNIQLGCMVFATPFRNLGLLAKSAVTIDHLSGGRFEFGMGAGWHEPEFKAFHYEFAPQKQRLDMVEEGMQVMRSFLNQEVTDHHGAYFDFTNAYISPRPVKGTVPLWIGGLGEKRTARIAAKYADGWNIPYVGPGAFTHKASVLREWCEKEGRDPAEVKLATQLGFFMAASDDPEVMRAADEEMKRKTPHQTPSGQLAGSPAQVAERIAKYQEAGVTALNIAFRPPVDWEALEVFIEDVMPQFK, encoded by the coding sequence GTGAGTATCATCTTCGGCATCCACGTCGGCCAACAAAACATCACGATCGAGGAGCTTCGCCGGCTGTGGACGCTGGCCGATGAGCGCGGGTTCGGGTGGCTCTCGATCTGGGATCACTTCTACTGCGCGACGAGCGATGAGGACCCGCATTTCGAAGCGGTCGCGTTGCTTGGCGCGCTGGCCAGCGAGACGAAGAACATCCAGCTCGGCTGCATGGTCTTTGCCACGCCGTTCCGTAACCTGGGCCTGCTGGCCAAGTCGGCGGTGACGATCGATCACCTGTCCGGTGGACGCTTCGAGTTTGGCATGGGAGCCGGCTGGCACGAGCCCGAATTCAAGGCATTTCACTACGAGTTCGCCCCACAGAAGCAGCGGCTCGACATGGTTGAGGAGGGCATGCAGGTGATGCGCAGCTTCCTGAATCAGGAGGTCACGGATCACCACGGCGCGTACTTCGACTTCACCAATGCGTACATCAGCCCGCGACCGGTCAAAGGCACCGTGCCGCTCTGGATCGGCGGACTTGGCGAGAAGCGCACAGCACGGATCGCCGCGAAGTATGCCGACGGCTGGAACATCCCCTACGTCGGGCCAGGCGCGTTCACCCATAAGGCAAGCGTGCTTCGCGAGTGGTGTGAGAAGGAAGGGCGCGACCCGGCCGAGGTGAAGCTCGCCACCCAGCTCGGCTTCTTCATGGCCGCGTCCGACGACCCGGAGGTGATGCGCGCGGCCGACGAGGAGATGAAGCGCAAGACGCCGCACCAGACGCCCTCGGGCCAGCTGGCCGGCAGCCCCGCCCAGGTCGCCGAGCGGATCGCCAAATATCAGGAGGCCGGCGTCACGGCCCTCAATATCGCGTTCCGCCCGCCGGTGGACTGGGAGGCGCTGGAGGTGTTTATCGAGGACGTGATGCCGCAGTTCAAGTAA
- a CDS encoding DinB family protein, whose translation MSQSIVDPEIRALLASLDAQRDHVLGILEGLSDDALRQPVLPSGWTCLGLVQHLTLDVERFWFRAVVAGDTAIIAGLETTPDPWRVGSDVPASAIFARYRREAELANAIVAATAPDAPPAWWPGELFGDFRLGSLREIVLHVIAETATHAGHLDATRELLDERQWLVITG comes from the coding sequence ATGTCACAGTCGATAGTCGACCCGGAGATCCGGGCGTTGCTTGCCTCTCTCGACGCGCAACGAGACCACGTTCTCGGCATCCTGGAGGGCCTGAGCGACGACGCACTGCGACAGCCAGTGCTGCCATCAGGTTGGACCTGCCTCGGGCTGGTCCAGCATCTCACGCTGGATGTCGAGCGATTCTGGTTCCGCGCCGTTGTCGCCGGTGACACGGCGATCATCGCCGGACTCGAGACAACTCCCGACCCCTGGCGGGTCGGGTCGGATGTGCCGGCCTCAGCGATCTTCGCCCGCTATCGTCGTGAAGCGGAGCTGGCGAATGCGATCGTCGCCGCTACCGCTCCAGATGCCCCGCCGGCCTGGTGGCCGGGTGAACTGTTCGGCGACTTCCGCCTCGGCAGCCTGCGTGAGATCGTCCTGCATGTGATCGCTGAGACGGCCACACACGCCGGCCATCTCGATGCCACGCGCGAGCTGCTCGACGAGCGACAGTGGCTCGTGATCACCGGCTGA
- a CDS encoding ATP-binding protein has protein sequence MNHTGLPASSAGDPIYHLATALLATETVDEALSAALPLLGTALDTDRGIRIDLSHDLTPALTPGFAIPLIAKGRAIGAIVVDGDALDPERASAVAGLLATAIATRRHAAVENERLLQEASGLKMDVVSMLSHEMRTPLASIKGYASALRIEGIGWDAGTRGDFLQTIEEETDRLTHLVEDILESAAIDAGLLRLQPEPILISRIARRVIDRISIQTNRHRFVAMFSSNFPVIEADSQRIEQVLINLIDNAVKYSPDGGLVVVRGEVRASEVVISVVDQGTGIAPEHLNKLFERFFRASPEHRQHIVGTGLGLPISESLVRAHGGRIWAESAVGRGTTLSFTVPIHGAAERDV, from the coding sequence ATGAACCACACGGGACTCCCGGCGTCATCGGCGGGCGACCCGATCTACCACCTGGCGACAGCGCTCCTCGCGACCGAGACCGTCGACGAGGCACTGTCTGCCGCGTTGCCGCTCCTTGGAACCGCGCTCGACACCGACCGAGGAATTCGGATTGATCTATCTCATGACCTCACTCCGGCATTGACACCCGGGTTCGCTATCCCGCTGATCGCGAAAGGCCGGGCTATTGGCGCTATCGTCGTCGATGGCGATGCGCTGGATCCCGAGCGCGCGAGCGCAGTGGCCGGCCTGTTGGCGACCGCGATTGCGACACGCCGCCACGCCGCAGTCGAGAACGAACGACTATTACAGGAAGCCTCGGGGCTGAAGATGGACGTCGTCTCAATGCTCTCTCACGAGATGCGGACTCCGTTGGCCTCGATCAAGGGCTATGCCTCGGCGCTACGGATCGAAGGGATCGGCTGGGACGCCGGGACGCGCGGTGATTTCCTCCAGACAATCGAGGAGGAGACCGACCGGCTGACGCATCTGGTCGAAGATATCCTCGAGTCCGCGGCGATTGACGCTGGGCTGTTGCGGCTTCAGCCCGAGCCGATTCTGATCTCACGCATCGCCCGGCGGGTCATCGACCGAATCAGCATCCAGACCAACCGGCACCGCTTCGTCGCGATGTTTTCCAGCAACTTCCCGGTCATTGAAGCCGACTCCCAACGGATCGAGCAGGTGCTGATCAATCTGATCGATAACGCCGTGAAGTATTCGCCCGACGGCGGGCTGGTCGTCGTCCGTGGCGAGGTGCGCGCCAGCGAAGTCGTCATCAGTGTCGTCGACCAGGGGACCGGGATCGCGCCGGAGCACCTCAACAAGCTGTTCGAGCGCTTCTTCCGCGCATCGCCGGAGCATCGCCAGCACATTGTCGGGACCGGGTTAGGGTTGCCGATCAGCGAGTCGCTCGTCCGCGCCCACGGCGGCAGGATCTGGGCAGAGAGCGCGGTGGGAAGAGGGACGACACTTTCGTTCACAGTGCCGATTCACGGAGCGGCGGAGCGTGATGTCTAG
- a CDS encoding response regulator transcription factor, translating to MSSWAGQTAPLDAPAGTRILVVEDEPALVRLLRSILEAAHYQVRIAPDGKRALEQVALEAPDLILLDLLLPGQMDGYEVCRRIREFSMIPVIMVTARAHEDERLRGFEAGADDYVTKPFSARELLARVKALLRRSQVPASTLPRIRLGELEVDIAAHQVVGHTAPVHLTPTEMRLLVVLARHANRVVPHTSLLTEVWGPEYRDEVDYLRTYVRYLRQKLEPDPTNPRYLITTPGVGYRLVTDE from the coding sequence ATGTCTAGCTGGGCAGGGCAGACGGCGCCGCTCGATGCGCCGGCCGGCACACGCATCCTCGTCGTCGAGGACGAGCCGGCTCTGGTTCGTCTGCTGCGTTCGATCCTCGAGGCGGCCCATTACCAGGTCCGTATCGCGCCGGACGGCAAGCGAGCGCTGGAGCAGGTCGCGCTGGAAGCGCCCGATCTGATTCTGCTCGACCTGCTGCTGCCCGGCCAGATGGACGGCTACGAGGTCTGCAGACGCATCCGCGAGTTTTCGATGATCCCGGTCATCATGGTCACCGCGCGGGCGCACGAGGACGAGCGACTCCGCGGCTTCGAGGCGGGCGCCGACGACTATGTCACCAAGCCGTTCAGCGCGCGTGAGCTACTGGCGCGGGTGAAGGCGCTACTGCGCCGCTCGCAGGTGCCGGCCTCGACGTTGCCGCGCATCCGTCTCGGAGAGCTCGAAGTTGATATCGCCGCCCACCAGGTCGTTGGGCACACCGCGCCGGTCCACCTGACACCAACCGAGATGCGGCTGCTCGTCGTCCTTGCCCGCCACGCCAACCGTGTGGTGCCACATACGTCGCTGCTGACTGAGGTCTGGGGGCCAGAGTATCGCGACGAGGTTGATTATCTGCGGACCTATGTCCGCTACCTGCGCCAGAAGCTCGAGCCAGACCCGACGAACCCGCGCTATCTCATCACGACCCCCGGGGTCGGCTACCGCCTCGTCACTGACGAGTAG
- a CDS encoding Glu/Leu/Phe/Val dehydrogenase produces the protein MATTTETKSATHQSAGSSLLEDALNHVRAAGRRLGISQGMQKLLETPERELSVALPVEMDDGRLEVFHAYRVQHSRLRGPAKGGVRYHPNVDPDEVRGLASLMTWKCALLDLPYGGGKGGVTVDPSKLSRRELISLTRAYAAALVPIIGPHVDIPAPDVNTNDATMGWFVDEYERQVGRFEPAIVTGKPIALGGSEGRGESTGRGVAHVAKQAMDRLGIPVEGARVVVQGYGKVGSDTVRFLREFGVKIVAISDVSGGIYNPAGLDIDGINEHVANHPKRLLEDYSGDNVTWISNAEVLTLDCDVLVPAALEGQITVENAADINAKLIVEGANGPTTGEADTILAERGIKVVPDILANAGGVVVSYFEWLQGLQGERWKLDDVRVRLDERMSTAVGQVFERAKAEGVTLREAAFLIAVERVVLAARLRGYSSAE, from the coding sequence ATGGCAACAACCACCGAGACGAAGTCAGCAACCCATCAATCTGCGGGCTCCAGCCTGCTCGAGGACGCGCTCAATCACGTCCGAGCCGCCGGCAGGCGACTGGGCATCTCGCAGGGCATGCAGAAGCTACTCGAAACTCCGGAGCGTGAGCTCTCCGTTGCGCTACCAGTCGAGATGGATGACGGGCGGCTCGAGGTCTTCCACGCCTACCGCGTCCAGCACTCGCGTCTGCGCGGCCCGGCCAAGGGTGGCGTGCGGTATCACCCGAATGTCGACCCCGATGAAGTGCGAGGGCTGGCCAGCCTGATGACCTGGAAATGCGCCCTCCTCGACCTGCCCTACGGCGGCGGAAAGGGTGGCGTCACCGTCGACCCGTCCAAGCTGTCGCGTCGCGAGCTCATCTCGCTCACCCGCGCCTACGCGGCTGCGCTCGTCCCGATCATCGGCCCACATGTCGACATCCCTGCGCCCGACGTCAACACCAACGACGCGACAATGGGCTGGTTCGTCGATGAGTACGAGCGCCAGGTCGGCAGGTTCGAGCCCGCTATCGTCACTGGCAAGCCGATCGCGCTCGGCGGCAGCGAAGGTCGCGGCGAATCGACCGGTCGTGGTGTCGCGCACGTTGCCAAGCAGGCGATGGATCGACTGGGCATCCCGGTCGAGGGTGCGCGCGTCGTCGTCCAGGGCTACGGCAAGGTCGGCTCGGACACGGTTCGCTTCCTCCGAGAGTTCGGCGTGAAGATCGTCGCGATCAGCGACGTCAGCGGCGGGATCTACAACCCGGCCGGGCTGGATATCGACGGAATCAACGAGCATGTCGCCAACCACCCGAAGCGCCTCCTCGAGGACTATTCGGGAGACAACGTCACCTGGATCTCCAATGCCGAGGTCCTCACGCTCGACTGCGATGTCCTGGTCCCGGCCGCGCTGGAGGGCCAGATCACCGTTGAGAATGCTGCCGACATCAACGCAAAGCTCATCGTCGAGGGAGCCAACGGCCCGACGACCGGCGAGGCAGACACGATCCTGGCCGAGCGCGGCATCAAGGTCGTGCCGGACATCCTGGCCAACGCCGGCGGCGTCGTCGTCTCCTACTTCGAGTGGCTCCAGGGCCTGCAGGGCGAGCGTTGGAAGCTGGACGATGTCCGCGTGCGGCTCGACGAACGGATGTCAACCGCGGTCGGCCAGGTCTTCGAGCGCGCGAAGGCAGAGGGTGTCACCCTGCGCGAGGCCGCGTTCCTGATCGCGGTCGAGCGGGTCGTCCTGGCGGCCAGGCTACGCGGTTACTCCAGCGCGGAGTAA
- a CDS encoding FAD-binding oxidoreductase: MSAATREYPASVSVVVVGGGVTGTSVAWQLARRGIDVALFEQEHLAWGASGRNGGQTGVEANYGSGIIPHRLRSLEIFREAERELGEFEYDQCGRLRLWLGEPGEHPIPDPTRPEADEYALGDEILTGDEARERLPLLSERVIAARWVPTSGRLWPFKLVHRFAEGATRHGARIYNGATVERLVVADGRVQGVVVDGQMVRAQWVVNAANAWAGPLADTAGLKLPVMPWRGQIVVTESVRPMLPFTMGHFVHRSSNYWQQTRDGKFVIGGSRVLDTVGRDNLHDRSVSPDILQKTLSMLVAALPALRDVRIVRAWGGTMGFTPDGNPYIGETELRRGLLLACGFSGSGLSWAPVAGELLAQIVAGEPLSLSLDPIHPDRETGQLADGEVA; the protein is encoded by the coding sequence ATGAGCGCGGCGACACGGGAATATCCGGCGTCGGTATCCGTGGTCGTTGTCGGTGGCGGAGTGACCGGGACATCGGTCGCCTGGCAGCTGGCGCGGCGCGGGATCGACGTCGCGTTGTTCGAGCAAGAGCATCTGGCCTGGGGCGCCAGCGGCCGCAACGGCGGCCAGACCGGCGTCGAGGCAAACTACGGCAGCGGCATCATCCCGCATCGTCTGCGCTCGCTGGAGATCTTCCGCGAGGCCGAGCGCGAGCTGGGCGAGTTCGAGTACGACCAGTGCGGCCGGCTCAGGCTCTGGCTCGGAGAGCCCGGCGAGCACCCAATTCCCGACCCGACCCGGCCAGAAGCCGATGAGTACGCGCTCGGCGACGAGATACTGACTGGCGACGAAGCTCGTGAGCGACTGCCGCTCCTCTCCGAGCGAGTGATCGCCGCGCGCTGGGTGCCGACCAGCGGCCGGCTCTGGCCGTTCAAGCTGGTCCATCGCTTCGCCGAGGGCGCGACGAGACACGGCGCGCGGATCTACAACGGCGCGACGGTCGAGCGACTGGTCGTCGCCGATGGGCGCGTCCAGGGGGTTGTCGTCGACGGGCAGATGGTGCGGGCGCAGTGGGTCGTCAACGCCGCGAATGCGTGGGCCGGCCCGCTGGCAGACACGGCCGGGCTCAAGCTGCCGGTCATGCCCTGGCGCGGGCAGATCGTCGTGACCGAGTCGGTTCGACCGATGCTGCCGTTCACCATGGGCCACTTCGTCCACCGCAGCTCGAACTACTGGCAGCAGACACGCGACGGAAAATTCGTCATCGGTGGCTCACGGGTGCTGGACACCGTTGGCCGCGACAACCTCCACGACCGCAGCGTGTCGCCCGACATTCTGCAGAAGACCCTCTCGATGCTGGTTGCGGCGTTGCCGGCCCTTCGGGACGTGCGGATTGTCCGCGCATGGGGCGGGACGATGGGGTTTACGCCGGACGGCAACCCATACATCGGTGAGACAGAACTGCGACGGGGGCTGCTGCTAGCCTGTGGGTTCAGCGGCTCGGGCCTCTCCTGGGCGCCGGTGGCGGGGGAGCTCCTGGCCCAGATCGTGGCTGGTGAGCCGCTATCGCTGTCACTCGACCCGATTCATCCCGACCGCGAAACTGGCCAGCTAGCTGACGGCGAGGTTGCATGA
- a CDS encoding MFS transporter encodes MTSTPGERHGPRRVFYGWWIVVASAGVQMLQAGLLQQAYGAYVSVLLDQFGWSKTALSFGYSLQPVQSGLLGPVQGWMIDHWGPRRVMRTGMLMFGSGFILFSRIDSLLQFYGVFILMAVGSSLAGFMSITTTLVQWFERRRATAMSLSQTGMSIGGMLVPVVAWSLATYGWRQTAFVSGIIILVAGLPLTQVMRTNPEQYGLHPDGVATADLIAEPDEATGPARDVATRVDFTAREALRTRAFWLISFGHGSALLVVSAVMVHLILDLEQSRGFSLGEAATVVAVLTLVTALGQIAGGLLGDRFQKRKIAALAMFGHSAGLLALAWGGAFFWLIVFIFAHGIAWGMRGPLMQAMRADYFGRRNFGTIMGFSSLVINVGMVSGPLIAGGMADRFGNYQYGFTLLAIFAALGSIFFIFATPPPPPVRHGDGLV; translated from the coding sequence ATGACGTCGACGCCAGGCGAGCGACACGGGCCCCGGCGGGTTTTCTACGGTTGGTGGATTGTCGTCGCCTCGGCCGGGGTCCAGATGCTTCAGGCCGGCCTGCTCCAGCAAGCCTACGGCGCGTACGTGTCGGTGCTGCTCGACCAGTTCGGCTGGAGCAAGACAGCGCTCTCGTTCGGCTACTCGCTTCAGCCGGTGCAGAGCGGGCTGCTGGGGCCGGTTCAGGGCTGGATGATCGACCACTGGGGGCCGCGCCGGGTCATGCGCACCGGCATGCTGATGTTCGGTAGCGGCTTCATCCTCTTCAGCCGGATCGACTCGCTGCTTCAGTTCTACGGCGTTTTCATTCTGATGGCGGTCGGTTCCAGTCTGGCCGGCTTCATGTCGATCACGACGACACTCGTGCAATGGTTCGAGCGCCGGCGAGCGACCGCAATGAGCCTGTCGCAAACGGGCATGAGCATCGGCGGCATGCTCGTGCCAGTCGTTGCCTGGTCTCTCGCAACCTACGGATGGCGGCAGACTGCCTTCGTGTCAGGGATCATCATCCTCGTCGCCGGGCTGCCGCTCACACAGGTAATGCGAACCAACCCCGAGCAATATGGGCTACATCCGGACGGCGTTGCGACAGCCGATCTGATAGCGGAGCCCGACGAGGCCACCGGGCCGGCCCGGGATGTCGCGACTCGGGTGGACTTCACCGCGCGCGAAGCACTGCGGACGCGCGCCTTCTGGCTGATTTCATTCGGGCATGGCTCGGCGCTACTCGTCGTGTCAGCCGTGATGGTTCATCTCATCCTCGACCTGGAGCAGAGCCGTGGCTTCTCCCTCGGTGAGGCAGCGACTGTCGTCGCCGTGCTGACGCTCGTCACCGCGCTGGGGCAGATCGCAGGTGGATTACTTGGCGACCGATTCCAGAAACGCAAGATTGCGGCGCTGGCGATGTTTGGCCACTCTGCCGGATTGCTGGCCCTCGCCTGGGGCGGAGCGTTCTTCTGGTTGATCGTGTTTATCTTCGCCCACGGCATCGCCTGGGGGATGCGTGGGCCACTGATGCAGGCGATGCGCGCCGATTACTTCGGCCGGCGCAACTTCGGCACGATCATGGGCTTCTCGAGCCTGGTTATCAACGTCGGGATGGTTTCCGGGCCGCTGATCGCCGGCGGAATGGCGGATCGCTTCGGCAACTATCAATATGGCTTTACGCTGCTCGCGATTTTCGCCGCGCTCGGCTCCATATTCTTCATCTTCGCCACACCGCCCCCACCACCCGTGCGACACGGTGATGGGCTGGTGTAA
- the argF gene encoding ornithine carbamoyltransferase gives MMMKDLLRTSDLSIDDLHMLLDLSSELKANPLKHHGLLTGSTVVLYFAKPSTRTRFSFETAVARLGGIPSSVDSHDLQIGRGETLEDTAMAISRYASAFVIRTYADDDVKLVAERATIPVINALTDGHHPMQSLADLLTLKEKWGTFEGRKLAYVGAFNNVLNSLIEAAAMAGVSITAATPQAYGPDPLVVAKAKAIAKQTGATIELTTDPYQAVWEADAVYTDTWFSMGDSEAERAKLFGELTPYRVTQGLMSDLPKRDAIFMHCLPAHRGEEVTAEVIDGPQSVVFDQAENRLHTSHAVLYALVKGMLKGNAAQPALVIDDIMLSEAVAAD, from the coding sequence ATGATGATGAAAGACCTCTTGCGAACCTCGGACCTGTCGATCGACGACCTGCACATGCTGCTCGACCTGTCGAGCGAGCTGAAGGCGAACCCGCTCAAGCATCATGGCTTGCTGACCGGCTCGACCGTTGTGCTCTACTTCGCCAAGCCCTCGACCCGCACGCGCTTCTCGTTCGAGACAGCGGTCGCCCGGCTCGGCGGCATCCCCTCGTCGGTCGATTCACACGACCTGCAGATCGGTCGCGGCGAGACGCTTGAGGACACCGCGATGGCCATCAGTCGCTACGCATCGGCGTTCGTCATCCGCACCTATGCCGATGATGATGTCAAGCTGGTCGCCGAGCGCGCGACGATCCCGGTTATCAACGCCCTCACCGATGGCCACCACCCGATGCAGAGCCTGGCCGACCTCCTGACGCTCAAGGAGAAGTGGGGAACCTTCGAGGGACGAAAGCTGGCCTACGTCGGCGCGTTCAATAACGTGCTCAATAGCCTGATCGAGGCCGCCGCGATGGCCGGCGTCTCGATCACTGCCGCGACCCCGCAGGCCTACGGACCCGACCCGCTCGTCGTCGCCAAGGCGAAGGCAATTGCCAAGCAGACCGGCGCAACGATCGAGCTGACGACCGACCCGTATCAGGCGGTCTGGGAAGCGGACGCGGTCTACACCGACACCTGGTTCTCGATGGGCGATAGCGAAGCCGAGCGCGCGAAGCTGTTTGGCGAGCTTACCCCGTACCGGGTAACCCAGGGGCTGATGAGCGATCTTCCCAAGCGCGACGCGATCTTCATGCATTGCCTGCCGGCGCATCGCGGCGAGGAGGTCACTGCCGAGGTGATCGACGGTCCGCAGTCTGTCGTTTTCGATCAGGCCGAGAATCGCCTCCACACCTCCCACGCCGTCCTCTACGCGCTTGTCAAGGGCATGCTCAAGGGCAACGCGGCGCAGCCGGCGCTGGTAATCGACGACATCATGTTGTCGGAGGCGGTTGCGGCAGACTGA